The Corynebacterium pseudopelargi genome contains a region encoding:
- the dxs gene encoding 1-deoxy-D-xylulose-5-phosphate synthase, protein MSVLERISTPNDVRALSQDELLTLAQEIRDFLVEKVSATGGHLGPNLGVVELTLGLHRVFDSPRDPIIFDTSHQSYVHKILTGRRAGFDQLRQKDGLSGYTSRDESEHDWTESSHASAALSYADGLAKAFELRGEADRKVVAVVGDGALTGGMCWEALNNIAGGNTRNVVVVVNDNGRSYSPTIGGLAANLAELRTMPFYDKVMEQGKSTLKSMGWFGERTFEALHAFKEGLKSTVLPTQMFPELGIKYIGPVNGHSMEEVENALSYAREYQGPIIVHMVTEKGRGYAPAENDVAELMHSTGVINPKTGEPVGTKSPGWTSVFSKALVEAGQRRSDVVAITAAMAGPTGLSAFGERFPERFFDVGIAEQHALTSAAGLALGGMHPVVAIYSTFLNRAFDQLLMDVGLLHQPVTIVLDRAGATGSDGASHNGVWDFSLTSVVPGIHVAAPRDGEELKELFDASLDIEGPSVVRFPKGNLPEPIPAVQRLEDGVDVLSYLDADEDEDTPSLLMVAVGAMATPTLEAASRLRDAGLNVTVVDPRWVVPVAPSLIALADDHDLVVTVEDGVINGGIGSLIGSALHAAEVDTPIRNLAFPEIFPLHQSRDELLNEVGLDAEGIFEQSWQWAAQLFQQ, encoded by the coding sequence ATGAGTGTTCTTGAACGCATTTCCACCCCCAACGACGTGCGCGCTTTGAGCCAGGATGAATTGCTCACTCTCGCGCAGGAAATCCGGGATTTTCTGGTGGAAAAGGTATCTGCCACCGGCGGACACTTGGGGCCAAATCTGGGCGTTGTAGAGCTCACCCTCGGGCTGCACCGGGTGTTTGACTCGCCGCGCGATCCCATCATCTTTGATACTTCGCACCAGTCCTATGTGCACAAGATCCTCACTGGGCGCCGTGCGGGTTTTGATCAGCTTCGCCAAAAAGATGGCTTGTCTGGTTACACCAGCAGGGATGAGTCCGAGCATGACTGGACTGAATCTTCGCATGCTTCGGCCGCCCTCTCTTATGCCGATGGTTTAGCCAAGGCATTCGAGCTGCGCGGCGAGGCCGACCGCAAGGTCGTTGCAGTGGTTGGCGATGGTGCCTTGACCGGCGGCATGTGCTGGGAGGCTTTGAACAATATCGCCGGTGGTAACACCCGCAATGTTGTGGTGGTAGTCAACGATAATGGCCGCAGCTACTCGCCCACGATTGGTGGTTTGGCGGCTAATCTGGCCGAGCTTCGCACCATGCCGTTCTACGACAAGGTCATGGAACAAGGTAAGTCCACCTTGAAATCCATGGGTTGGTTTGGCGAGCGCACCTTCGAGGCTCTCCACGCTTTTAAAGAAGGCCTCAAATCCACCGTGCTTCCCACCCAGATGTTCCCAGAACTGGGCATCAAATACATCGGGCCGGTTAATGGTCACAGCATGGAGGAAGTGGAAAATGCTCTGAGCTATGCCCGTGAGTACCAAGGCCCGATCATTGTGCACATGGTCACCGAAAAGGGTCGTGGTTATGCCCCGGCTGAAAATGATGTGGCCGAGTTGATGCACTCCACCGGGGTGATTAATCCAAAAACTGGTGAGCCCGTTGGCACGAAAAGCCCTGGCTGGACGTCCGTGTTTAGCAAAGCATTGGTAGAAGCGGGGCAGCGTCGAAGCGATGTGGTGGCTATTACCGCGGCGATGGCGGGGCCGACTGGGCTTTCTGCTTTTGGGGAGCGCTTCCCGGAACGTTTCTTCGATGTCGGCATCGCCGAGCAGCACGCCTTGACCTCGGCTGCGGGCTTGGCGCTTGGCGGGATGCACCCGGTTGTGGCTATCTATTCCACCTTCTTAAATCGCGCCTTTGACCAGCTCCTCATGGATGTTGGCTTGTTGCACCAGCCGGTAACGATCGTGCTCGATCGGGCAGGTGCCACGGGTTCTGATGGCGCCAGCCACAACGGCGTATGGGATTTCTCGCTCACCAGCGTGGTGCCGGGCATTCACGTTGCAGCCCCGCGAGATGGTGAAGAGTTAAAGGAGCTTTTCGACGCCTCCCTCGACATCGAAGGTCCCAGCGTGGTTCGCTTCCCCAAGGGCAATCTGCCTGAGCCCATCCCTGCGGTGCAAAGACTCGAAGACGGCGTAGACGTCTTAAGCTACCTCGATGCCGATGAAGATGAGGACACTCCCAGCCTGCTCATGGTGGCAGTGGGTGCCATGGCAACCCCGACGCTCGAGGCTGCATCGCGTCTGCGAGACGCTGGCCTCAATGTCACTGTGGTGGATCCTCGCTGGGTGGTTCCAGTTGCTCCGAGCTTGATTGCGCTTGCTGATGATCACGACCTGGTAGTGACCGTAGAAGACGGTGTGATCAACGGTGGCATTGGATCTTTGATCGGCTCTGCTTTGCATGCCGCAGAAGTTGATACACCGATCCGCAACTTGGCGTTTCCTGAGATCTTCCCGCTGCACCAAAGCCGCGATGAATTGCTCAACGAAGTAGGCCTTGATGCCGAAGGCATTTTTGAGCAATCCTGGCAGTGGGCAGCACAGCTGTTCCAGCAATAG
- the ppgK gene encoding polyphosphate--glucose phosphotransferase, translating into MTNIGFGIDVGGSGIKGARVDLDSGEFIGDRIKILTPQPATPDAVADTIKEILSRAEWDGPVGITLPSVVREQRALSAANIDDAWIGTDLQALFAQHLGAEREVAVLNDADAAGLAEAQFGNPKAREGAVILLTLGTGIGSAYLIDGTLCPNTELGHLIVDGKEAEHLASSAAKDREELSYTKWAKRVTKVLREYERLFWPSLFIVGGGISRKADKWVPKLNIDTPVVPAELRNRAGIVGAAMAAQQQLRP; encoded by the coding sequence ATGACAAACATTGGCTTTGGTATCGACGTTGGCGGTTCTGGCATCAAAGGTGCCCGCGTAGACCTCGACAGCGGGGAATTCATTGGCGATCGCATCAAGATCCTCACCCCTCAGCCTGCAACCCCCGACGCAGTGGCTGACACAATCAAGGAGATTTTAAGCCGCGCTGAATGGGATGGCCCGGTGGGCATCACGCTGCCGAGCGTGGTTCGCGAGCAGCGCGCCTTGAGTGCTGCCAATATCGATGATGCATGGATCGGCACCGACCTCCAAGCGTTGTTTGCTCAGCATTTAGGCGCTGAGCGTGAAGTTGCCGTGCTCAACGACGCCGACGCCGCGGGCCTTGCAGAGGCGCAATTTGGTAATCCCAAGGCTCGCGAGGGTGCGGTGATTCTGCTCACCTTAGGCACCGGCATTGGTTCTGCCTACCTTATCGACGGCACCTTGTGCCCCAACACCGAATTGGGCCACCTCATCGTCGATGGCAAAGAGGCAGAGCATCTCGCTTCTTCTGCTGCAAAAGACCGCGAAGAGCTCTCCTATACCAAGTGGGCTAAGCGCGTAACGAAGGTGCTGCGCGAATATGAGCGACTGTTTTGGCCTTCGCTGTTCATCGTTGGCGGTGGCATTTCCCGCAAGGCCGATAAGTGGGTACCGAAGTTGAATATTGACACCCCGGTTGTGCCTGCTGAGCTGCGTAACCGCGCCGGCATCGTCGGTGCCGCTATGGCCGCCCAGCAGCAGCTTCGCCCCTAG
- a CDS encoding RNA polymerase sigma factor yields the protein MKKTAAKKSARKVARKVSPSTTTAAAKDAESGDQADTAAGADAAKAKAAPAKKTAKKTAKKVAKKAAKTTRKVVKKADEITASQTDATEAPAEEQEVAEQAAPKKAAKKATKKTAKKAAKKTAKKTAKKTAKKAAKKAPKAEEELELQDDEDVLDSDAIDEDDLPGADEDLDEDINEDDLEDDEDEDSSEEDEDDGSSVWDEDESAALRQARKDAELSASADSVRAYLKQIGKVALLNAEQEVSLAKRIEAGLYATYRMEQMEEAFNNGDKNAKLTPAVKRDLRAIARDGRKAKNHLLEANLRLVVSLAKRYTGRGMAFLDLIQEGNLGLIRAVEKFDYTKGYKFSTYATWWIRQAITRAMADQARTIRIPVHMVEVINKLGRIQRELLQDLGREPTPQELAKEMDISEEKVLEIQQYAREPISLDQTIGDEGDSQLGDFIEDSEAVIAVDAVSFTLLQDQLQDVLHTLTEREAGVVKLRFGLTDGMPRTLDEIGQVYGVTRERIRQIESKTMSKLRHPSRSQVLRDYLD from the coding sequence GTGAAAAAGACTGCGGCTAAAAAGAGCGCACGCAAAGTCGCGCGCAAAGTAAGCCCCAGCACCACCACCGCTGCGGCAAAGGATGCAGAGTCCGGCGATCAGGCAGATACGGCTGCTGGTGCCGACGCTGCCAAGGCGAAGGCCGCACCGGCGAAAAAGACGGCAAAAAAGACCGCAAAGAAGGTAGCCAAGAAGGCCGCGAAAACCACCCGCAAGGTGGTAAAGAAGGCCGACGAGATCACGGCTTCGCAAACCGATGCCACTGAAGCGCCGGCCGAGGAGCAGGAGGTAGCCGAGCAGGCTGCCCCGAAGAAGGCTGCGAAGAAAGCCACGAAGAAGACAGCGAAGAAGGCTGCAAAGAAGACCGCCAAAAAGACGGCGAAGAAAACTGCCAAGAAGGCTGCAAAGAAGGCGCCTAAGGCAGAAGAAGAACTCGAGCTTCAAGACGACGAAGATGTGCTCGACTCCGACGCCATCGATGAAGATGACTTGCCAGGCGCCGACGAGGACCTGGACGAGGACATCAATGAAGATGATCTCGAAGACGACGAGGATGAGGATTCTTCCGAGGAAGACGAAGACGACGGCTCCTCCGTCTGGGACGAAGACGAATCTGCCGCGCTGCGCCAAGCCCGCAAGGACGCAGAGCTATCCGCCTCTGCCGACTCTGTTCGCGCCTATCTCAAGCAGATCGGCAAAGTTGCGCTGCTGAATGCAGAGCAGGAAGTGTCTTTGGCTAAGCGCATCGAGGCCGGTCTATACGCCACCTATCGCATGGAGCAGATGGAAGAGGCGTTTAATAACGGCGATAAGAACGCAAAGCTCACCCCTGCCGTTAAGCGCGATTTGCGTGCGATTGCCCGCGATGGCCGCAAGGCGAAAAACCACCTGCTTGAGGCTAACCTCCGCCTCGTTGTGTCTTTGGCAAAGCGTTATACCGGCCGTGGCATGGCGTTTCTTGATTTGATCCAGGAAGGCAACCTGGGTCTGATCCGCGCGGTAGAGAAGTTCGACTACACCAAGGGCTATAAGTTCTCTACCTACGCCACCTGGTGGATCCGTCAGGCCATTACTCGCGCCATGGCTGATCAGGCTCGCACCATCCGCATTCCTGTGCACATGGTGGAAGTTATTAACAAGCTCGGCCGTATTCAGCGTGAGTTGCTGCAGGATCTTGGCCGCGAACCTACGCCTCAAGAGCTTGCCAAAGAGATGGATATTTCCGAGGAGAAGGTGCTGGAGATCCAGCAGTATGCTCGCGAACCTATTTCCTTGGATCAAACCATTGGCGACGAAGGCGATAGCCAGCTCGGTGACTTCATCGAGGATTCCGAGGCCGTGATTGCAGTCGACGCCGTCTCGTTTACCCTGCTGCAAGACCAGCTTCAAGATGTTCTGCACACACTTACCGAGCGTGAAGCCGGAGTAGTGAAGTTGCGCTTTGGGCTTACCGACGGCATGCCTCGCACCTTAGACGAAATCGGCCAAGTCTATGGCGTGACTAGGGAGCGCATCCGCCAAATCGAATCGAAGACGATGTCGAAGTTGCGCCACCCCTCGCGCTCCCAGGTGCTTCGCGATTACCTCGATTAA
- a CDS encoding DUF3093 domain-containing protein: MSSKQQSSASVLYEERHWVPWYWWLVAAGVVALMTRMLAMNRSAIWLYAPAVLLSALALWILLSFSSTRLRVEQDPDGTRWLTSGEVNLPHTVVSKSLVVPESAKRNAMGRQLDPAAFLISHDWVKEMAMFVLDDPEDPTPYWLVSSKNPAALVQAFVPDQAEAALQASKRS; this comes from the coding sequence GTGAGTTCCAAGCAACAAAGTTCTGCATCGGTGTTATATGAAGAGCGCCACTGGGTGCCTTGGTACTGGTGGCTCGTGGCCGCAGGCGTGGTGGCGCTGATGACCAGAATGTTGGCCATGAACCGTTCTGCCATCTGGCTGTATGCACCAGCAGTGCTGCTCAGCGCCTTGGCGTTGTGGATTCTGCTAAGCTTTTCTTCTACTCGTTTGCGCGTAGAACAAGACCCAGATGGCACCCGTTGGCTTACCTCGGGCGAGGTCAATCTGCCGCACACGGTGGTGTCTAAGTCCTTGGTGGTTCCAGAAAGCGCCAAGCGCAATGCGATGGGCCGGCAGCTCGATCCAGCAGCCTTTCTTATCTCCCATGATTGGGTCAAGGAAATGGCAATGTTCGTGCTGGATGATCCAGAAGATCCAACCCCCTACTGGCTTGTCTCTTCTAAAAACCCAGCGGCCTTAGTCCAGGCCTTTGTGCCGGATCAGGCAGAAGCTGCGCTTCAGGCCTCAAAGCGCTCCTGA
- the dut gene encoding dUTP diphosphatase, with the protein MHDTEFTIPLKRLDPELPMPKRAHRGDAGVDLYAAEDCTLEPGQRSLVGTGIAIALPLGTVGLIHPRSGLALRHGLSIVNTPGTIDADYRGEIKVCLINLDQQTPIEIKRGDRIAQLVVQQVALPDFEEVNDLDHTTRGEGGYGSTGV; encoded by the coding sequence ATGCATGACACCGAATTCACCATTCCGCTCAAGCGTCTAGATCCCGAGCTTCCCATGCCCAAGCGGGCTCACCGGGGCGACGCTGGAGTTGATCTGTACGCGGCTGAGGATTGCACCCTCGAACCTGGCCAGCGCAGCCTGGTTGGAACCGGGATCGCTATCGCGCTGCCCTTGGGTACCGTGGGGCTTATTCACCCGCGCTCAGGTTTGGCCTTACGCCACGGGCTGAGCATTGTGAATACCCCCGGCACCATTGATGCTGATTACCGTGGCGAAATCAAAGTGTGTCTGATTAACCTTGACCAGCAAACCCCAATCGAAATCAAACGCGGTGATCGTATTGCGCAATTGGTGGTGCAGCAGGTGGCCCTGCCGGACTTCGAAGAAGTAAACGATCTTGACCACACCACCAGGGGCGAAGGCGGCTACGGCTCTACGGGCGTCTAG
- a CDS encoding DEAD/DEAH box helicase: MSSDLRLWQQQALRKYLERSPQDFLAVATPGAGKTTFALRVATELKTKRIVDRVIVVVPTEHLKVQWSLAAARVGISLDPKFKNTDALNPQYDGAVVTYAQVAMHPFKHHALATAKRTLVIMDEIHHGGDAKSWGDGIREAYSDAERRLALTGTPFRSDDSAIPFVRYEETSEGYLVSQADHTYGYANALADGVVRPVVFLAYSGEARWRTSAGEEYAARLGEIMSPEQTARAWKTALDPKGEWIPAVLQAAHTRLMQLRATIPDAGGLVIATDTTTARAYAKILEKLSSTPVAVILSDEAGSSERIKQFDASTDEWMVAVRMVSEGVDVPRLAVGVYATSASTPLFFAQAIGRFVRSRAKGETASVFLPSVPVLLELASKLETSRDHVLGKPDRTKEGWDDDLLAAANKKESEKDLQERSYESIGAEAELDALIYDGSSYGTGTLAGSDEEADYLGLPGLLDAEQMRALLRKRQAEQLDRRDAQSNTPAPPPAQEQKKEAAAVASQEIPRLRKELNTLVALAASRTGRPHGAIHTEVRAQCGGPPTALCSAEQLQARIDYLRRW; this comes from the coding sequence ATGAGTTCTGATCTCCGCTTATGGCAGCAGCAGGCGCTGCGAAAATATCTGGAACGTTCACCTCAAGACTTTCTTGCCGTAGCTACCCCCGGTGCGGGTAAAACAACCTTCGCGCTTCGGGTAGCCACCGAGCTGAAAACTAAGCGCATCGTCGACCGCGTCATCGTCGTGGTCCCCACCGAGCACCTCAAAGTGCAGTGGTCTTTAGCGGCAGCACGCGTGGGCATTTCGCTCGACCCGAAGTTTAAAAACACCGACGCGCTCAACCCCCAATACGACGGTGCCGTGGTGACCTATGCCCAGGTGGCAATGCACCCCTTTAAGCACCACGCTTTGGCAACCGCCAAGCGCACCTTGGTGATCATGGACGAGATCCACCACGGCGGCGATGCAAAAAGTTGGGGCGATGGCATCCGCGAGGCGTATTCGGACGCAGAGCGCAGGCTCGCGCTGACCGGTACGCCCTTCCGCTCCGATGATTCGGCCATCCCTTTCGTGCGCTACGAGGAAACCTCCGAAGGGTATTTGGTCTCCCAAGCAGATCACACCTATGGCTACGCCAATGCGCTTGCCGACGGCGTAGTGCGCCCGGTGGTCTTTCTTGCTTACTCCGGTGAGGCTCGCTGGCGTACCAGCGCAGGGGAGGAGTACGCCGCCCGGCTTGGTGAGATCATGAGCCCGGAGCAAACGGCTCGTGCATGGAAAACTGCCCTTGACCCCAAAGGCGAGTGGATTCCGGCTGTGCTCCAGGCTGCGCACACCCGGTTGATGCAGCTTCGCGCCACCATTCCCGATGCCGGCGGATTGGTCATCGCCACCGATACCACCACCGCTCGTGCCTATGCCAAGATCCTGGAGAAGCTGTCGTCTACTCCGGTGGCAGTGATTCTTTCTGATGAGGCCGGCTCTTCTGAGCGCATCAAGCAATTCGACGCCTCCACCGATGAGTGGATGGTGGCGGTGCGTATGGTGTCTGAAGGCGTGGACGTGCCGCGGCTTGCTGTCGGGGTGTATGCCACCAGTGCCTCGACTCCGCTATTTTTCGCGCAGGCGATCGGCCGCTTCGTGCGTTCGCGTGCCAAAGGTGAAACCGCATCCGTCTTCTTGCCCTCGGTGCCGGTGCTGCTAGAACTGGCCTCCAAATTGGAAACATCGCGCGATCACGTGCTGGGTAAACCTGATCGCACCAAGGAAGGCTGGGATGATGATTTGCTGGCTGCTGCGAATAAAAAGGAAAGCGAAAAAGACCTTCAAGAGCGCAGCTATGAATCGATCGGCGCCGAGGCCGAACTCGATGCGTTGATTTATGATGGCTCCTCTTATGGCACCGGCACGCTAGCAGGTAGCGACGAAGAAGCAGACTATTTGGGCTTGCCAGGATTGCTCGATGCCGAACAAATGCGCGCGCTGCTGCGCAAACGCCAGGCCGAGCAACTCGATCGTCGCGACGCCCAATCAAACACACCAGCGCCGCCACCTGCTCAAGAGCAGAAAAAGGAAGCAGCAGCGGTAGCAAGCCAGGAGATTCCTAGGCTGCGCAAGGAGCTCAACACCCTTGTTGCACTTGCAGCGTCTCGGACGGGTCGGCCTCATGGGGCAATTCATACCGAGGTGCGCGCCCAATGCGGTGGGCCTCCTACTGCACTTTGTTCGGCAGAACAGCTGCAAGCGCGCATCGACTATCTGCGTCGTTGGTAG
- a CDS encoding DUF4190 domain-containing protein, with the protein MTQPGYPAQYPDNNEPLQQNQGSNTIAAWALGVAVVSLLSILLMGSFALIPGLIAVVLGIVALVKAKKYADPKAKRKGFAISAIVLGTLVTIFGVITLVFLANVFGECADYDTAEEVQRCIEEKAGV; encoded by the coding sequence ATGACTCAGCCCGGTTATCCTGCCCAGTACCCCGACAACAACGAGCCTCTGCAGCAGAATCAAGGCAGCAACACCATTGCCGCCTGGGCTCTTGGCGTAGCCGTTGTCTCGCTGCTCTCGATCTTGCTCATGGGCTCTTTTGCTTTGATCCCTGGCCTGATCGCTGTGGTGCTTGGCATTGTGGCTTTGGTGAAGGCGAAGAAATACGCAGACCCGAAAGCCAAGCGCAAAGGCTTTGCTATCAGCGCCATCGTGCTCGGCACCCTGGTCACTATCTTCGGAGTGATCACCCTGGTGTTCCTTGCCAATGTGTTTGGTGAGTGCGCAGATTATGACACCGCAGAAGAAGTCCAGCGCTGCATCGAAGAAAAAGCAGGCGTCTAA
- a CDS encoding DUF4193 domain-containing protein, translating into MAKDYDAPRAGVEDELETDSLEGLKSAEASLDDMDDDGEIVESFDLPTLDLSGEELSGPVVPRRQDEFTCSSCFIVQRKNRIDHVEDDGSVICQDCA; encoded by the coding sequence ATGGCTAAGGACTACGACGCCCCCCGCGCGGGCGTGGAAGATGAGCTGGAGACCGACTCCCTCGAGGGCCTGAAAAGTGCCGAGGCCTCCCTCGACGATATGGATGATGACGGCGAAATCGTTGAGTCCTTTGATCTGCCCACCTTAGATCTCAGCGGCGAAGAGCTCTCCGGTCCTGTGGTGCCACGACGCCAAGATGAATTCACCTGCTCGAGCTGCTTTATTGTTCAGCGCAAAAACCGCATCGATCACGTCGAAGACGACGGCTCGGTCATCTGCCAAGACTGCGCCTAA
- a CDS encoding class I SAM-dependent RNA methyltransferase, with protein sequence MTNTLAKGQYLDLEITDMAYGGEGIAHIDGRVVFVRGGLPGDHVRAECTQVKKRFAKASVVEVLTPSPIRTAPRCEAAAAGAGCCDFASVDPAQEAGLKRDVVLNQLAALAGIELAPEQVTVVDFAQPTGWRTRMRLGTNAKGQVGMRKARSSEIVPNTPCSQAVPELQEAIAAIGTVTPGAEVVAAYDGDGAISVVEIRKAARGRRRETIERTLSGTSLVQEHIADVSFKLPATAFWQAHSKAVQCYSDIITDMLQTALGHDAKNQKASCAWDLYGGVGAFAPAIATALPKATIHSVEVSRAAAAAGQQAFSKSSLRDAVEFHTADVAKLVPQLPQPEAVVLDPPRTGAGQDVIEAIASAGPSAVVHIGCDAATFARDLGYWQAQGYCMDRLIVVDAFPGTHHCECVALIRPSVSAASEQGDS encoded by the coding sequence GTGACGAATACCCTGGCCAAAGGCCAATACCTAGATCTCGAGATCACCGACATGGCCTATGGCGGTGAGGGCATTGCCCATATCGACGGCCGTGTGGTGTTCGTTCGGGGCGGATTACCCGGCGATCATGTTCGCGCCGAATGCACGCAAGTAAAAAAGCGCTTTGCCAAAGCAAGCGTTGTCGAAGTGCTCACGCCTTCCCCAATACGCACCGCCCCACGATGCGAGGCGGCGGCCGCAGGCGCAGGATGCTGCGATTTTGCATCGGTTGATCCGGCCCAGGAGGCAGGGCTGAAACGCGATGTGGTGCTCAACCAACTTGCTGCCTTAGCAGGCATCGAGCTTGCACCTGAGCAAGTCACCGTGGTGGATTTTGCCCAACCCACTGGCTGGCGTACCAGGATGCGTTTAGGCACGAACGCCAAGGGCCAGGTGGGTATGCGTAAGGCGCGTTCGAGCGAGATCGTGCCAAATACGCCTTGTTCGCAGGCCGTACCGGAGCTGCAAGAGGCAATCGCTGCTATTGGCACCGTCACCCCAGGTGCAGAAGTGGTGGCTGCTTATGACGGCGATGGCGCGATCAGCGTGGTAGAAATTCGCAAAGCAGCCCGCGGGCGTAGGCGAGAAACCATTGAGCGAACATTAAGCGGCACCTCCTTGGTGCAAGAACACATCGCTGATGTCAGTTTTAAGCTGCCCGCAACAGCGTTTTGGCAGGCACATAGCAAAGCAGTGCAGTGCTATAGCGACATCATCACCGACATGCTCCAGACTGCGCTGGGTCACGATGCCAAGAACCAAAAGGCATCGTGTGCTTGGGACCTTTATGGAGGCGTGGGTGCTTTTGCACCGGCGATTGCCACAGCACTTCCGAAGGCCACGATTCATAGCGTGGAGGTATCGCGTGCCGCGGCGGCTGCTGGGCAACAGGCTTTTAGCAAGAGCAGCCTGCGCGATGCAGTGGAGTTTCACACCGCAGACGTGGCAAAACTTGTGCCGCAATTGCCTCAGCCAGAAGCTGTGGTGCTCGATCCGCCGCGCACCGGCGCCGGGCAGGATGTGATTGAAGCGATTGCGAGCGCCGGGCCTTCGGCGGTGGTGCATATCGGCTGTGATGCAGCCACCTTCGCCCGTGATCTTGGCTATTGGCAGGCGCAGGGTTATTGCATGGACAGGTTGATCGTTGTTGATGCCTTCCCTGGCACGCATCATTGCGAGTGCGTCGCACTGATTCGCCCGAGTGTTTCTGCTGCCAGCGAGCAGGGAGATTCTTAG
- a CDS encoding DUF3710 domain-containing protein, whose protein sequence is MALWPFGKKEDKERNEDIAETSAEFNDTEPDTAEAEEVGAVDIESVEGVDVNDEPYQGRLGAEGPYDAQEHDFQSFDFSDFSHAALNLGSMIITLPHDSQVQVEMGERGPKMLHILTEHGRFTPVAFAAPVSGGQWRKLAKDTAESMRADGLRVVTEYGPFGREVVGRLDAEQSNIVRVIGVDGPRWMLRFTIASPEASADQAAELAREVIARSFVNRGDTPILAGESLPVALPAPLAEQVQEEMQRRQQAQQQQAQQQQAQQQPQQPQQQDQQ, encoded by the coding sequence ATGGCACTGTGGCCATTTGGCAAAAAAGAAGACAAAGAACGCAACGAGGACATCGCAGAGACCTCTGCTGAGTTCAACGACACCGAACCCGATACTGCCGAGGCGGAAGAAGTTGGCGCAGTAGATATCGAAAGCGTTGAGGGAGTAGACGTCAACGACGAGCCTTACCAAGGCCGCCTCGGCGCCGAAGGTCCCTACGACGCCCAAGAGCATGATTTTCAAAGCTTCGACTTCAGCGACTTCTCCCATGCAGCGCTCAACTTAGGCTCCATGATTATTACCCTGCCCCATGATTCCCAGGTGCAGGTGGAGATGGGAGAGCGTGGACCTAAGATGCTGCACATTCTTACCGAGCACGGCCGCTTTACTCCCGTAGCTTTTGCAGCGCCCGTATCAGGAGGGCAGTGGCGCAAACTGGCTAAGGACACCGCAGAAAGCATGCGTGCCGACGGCCTTCGCGTGGTCACCGAATACGGCCCCTTCGGGCGCGAAGTGGTAGGCCGTTTGGATGCCGAGCAATCCAATATTGTTCGCGTCATTGGCGTCGATGGTCCGCGCTGGATGCTGCGTTTTACTATCGCCTCACCTGAAGCATCGGCAGACCAAGCAGCCGAGCTTGCCCGAGAGGTGATTGCCCGTAGCTTTGTTAACCGTGGCGATACCCCCATCCTCGCCGGTGAATCGCTGCCTGTGGCACTGCCTGCGCCCCTTGCTGAGCAGGTCCAAGAAGAAATGCAGCGCCGCCAACAGGCACAACAACAGCAGGCACAGCAACAGCAGGCCCAACAACAGCCGCAACAGCCGCAACAGCAGGATCAACAGTAG